TTAGCCCCAAATTTTCCTCATGAAGGTTCTTGCCCAACCAGGCCTAGTTAAAAGTAACTTGTTAGGTAGAAAAACCATCAGAGCAGTAGTAGACAGCGGGACGTCATAGGAACTCAGCCGcgtcttttttttttaccaTTAGTTTTGTTTTGACGTCTTTAAAATAGAGAGAAAGTTAGAAAAAAAGGGTAAATTAATCATTTATTGATGAAACAATTCTACCTTTTTTACATATTTACATATTTACATATTTACATAGTTTTTAgggaaaaggaaaataaaatagataGTATCGAAAGTACGATCAAATTTAGTTGTTAACGTCTAACATTTCAGATAAAATTTCTGGCTCCAATCTTGTACTATACCATGGTAATTTAGTAATCATGGACTGAACGCCGGTGAAATCAACTTCAGAGTACAAAGTGGCGTAGGAATTGTCAGTTACAGTGGCCAAAGCTAAACCGATATCCAAAATAGTGGCTGGCatatcaattaatgaaaaaccGGGTCAATGCCAAAACCATGTAATCGGTAAGGTGAGAGCTCATATCGTTCATTGAAACGTTAATTCAGCAATTCCTGTAACAGATGGGGTAGCCACAATGGAGCCAAAGGTAACAGCAGATAATAACGTCAATAAGTTAAAGTTCACGGTTGATTTTGAGTGGGATGATGTTGTTTGAAACGGTGTATGgtgttatttttttcgaCTCTTTATGTCACACATTTTCCGTGACGTTTAATGGTTGTACTATATAATTTGGTCATAACATCCATGTTGCTGTATTACTCTACTTTTTTATGAGAGTGATCGCTGAATAttctataatattaatttacaattgcattttttatatacattCTATATATAAGGTATGTACTTAAAGTTTTGAACATTTTAAGCACCATCTCTTATATATCAAGCATTAAGTCATCATCAGCAGTTCCCTGGGGTTCAACGAATTCTCTACTATTACCAGCTAATAATTCTCTTCTAATTTCTGGACCGATATCCTTGTGACCTCTTTGACGAACAGTCTCTAACAAGAAATCTCTTTGATCTTGAGTAATATCATTCTTATAACGTTGAGCAAACGTTAGGAATGCCTTATGCCATATGACAGGTAAGACTCTAGCTGCATCTTCCCCATTACTACCATCATCTAGAATTCTGAATCTcatgaaataataaacacaTTCGTCAACTGTTTGGTATGGTAAGGCATATTTCTTATCtagtaatattttaatgaaaacTGTAGTGGCTGGAGAGAATGGTAATCTTAACAAGTAACTCAATGCAGCAGAAGAATGTAGAGCTGGAACAGAAACTTTAGCTAACACACTACCAGCAATAGTTGCCTCACGAATGTTACAACCTGTTTCTACTAATGGGAAAAGGAAACCTTTGAAGAATGCACTTGGTTTATAAAGAGATTTCTTTAACGCACGGTATATATGATAGTTCAATTTATGATCATCGCTTGTTTCTATATTATCACGAAAACGTTCCAAAAGGActaaattgataaatttttgaGATTCTTTGGCGgataaattagaaacaAACAATTTTGTAGCTTCGTATACAACATTCGGTGACCACGCTTCTGGGTTAGTGACATAAAGAACATCTTGCCAATTTCTCAAGGATGGAATaactttaaataatttaggTAGTTTCCCGTGAGTCCAAGTTTTCAATATACTTCCTACCGTCGTGTAGGCTCTGATGACCTTTTCTGGTAAAGCTACACCTTCAGTACTTCTCATTCCTGATGTTTCTTGATGAGCTCCTTGTTCTGTGCCTTCAATAGCTATATCAGATGGCTCAGTATTTTGTAATTGGGATTCTTTTTCTCTGATGGATGCCATGATTTTATCAGCTAAATTATAACTACCGCCTATAGAGTTAAATTCTTCTGGTTTCTTAAAATACTGCTCAAACATAGCagcatcttcttcatctatTTCAATTAactcttcctcttcttgttcttcacCTAATCCTTCTTCTGGTTCAAAATCAGATATATTATCAGCTTGTTCATCAgattcttcctcttcttcttcatcatcagcgTAATTTATCTGTTTAAATCTTGCAGCGtcttgaaattttatttgcATTTCagcatcttcttcttctgcaATTTCATCCTGTTGTTCTTTGGCTAATTGTAAGATCTTTCTTGAAGCTTTTGAATCCacaaattcatcttcattatcttcatcaccaCCTTGAAGAGATTTCTTATATTTgatctttttcaaattaccTTGAGCTGAatcaatatctttcaataacGGATCATGTCTTTGTTTTCTTGCTCTTGAACTTGTTGCTCTAGCCATTGTCTTTCGAAGTTAAATTCCTGATGAGTGTGATGAATAATCGGTATCCTCTTGCTTATTCGTTAGTCTACTTGCTACTGTTTCCATCTTAATGTTCAAATAACTTTTTTTCCATCTCATCGGTAAGTAAAAATTTTCAGAgcttttcaaatttttttttcaaagagCGTCGCAGGCGGCAAAGCAAAATTATACATAGCCAGTATATAAATATAGTGTCAAATCGATGCCAGTGAAGATTACTCCAAAAAAAATCAGGAATTAGATAATAGATTGTACATCGCCTGGATATTGTGTTATATAGGGTGAAGTATTTCCAGAGGATTGTACAGTTAACTTGGGTCGGTGGATTTGCTGTTCGTCGGAGCTAACATATGTATTGGAATAACAGGTAACACAAACCCATATTAGATCATCTCCTTGGAAGACAGAAAGATATAGAAAGCGAAGAACGAAAGGTATAGGTAGGGAGTGTT
Above is a genomic segment from Naumovozyma dairenensis CBS 421 chromosome 6, complete genome containing:
- the NDAI0F02120 gene encoding uncharacterized protein, which encodes MPATILDIGLALATVTDNSYATLYSEVDFTGVQSMITKLPWYSTRLEPEILSEMLDVNN
- the ENP1 gene encoding snoRNA-binding rRNA-processing protein ENP1 (similar to Saccharomyces cerevisiae ENP1 (YBR247C); ancestral locus Anc_6.165), with protein sequence MARATSSRARKQRHDPLLKDIDSAQGNLKKIKYKKSLQGGDEDNEDEFVDSKASRKILQLAKEQQDEIAEEEDAEMQIKFQDAARFKQINYADDEEEEEESDEQADNISDFEPEEGLGEEQEEEELIEIDEEDAAMFEQYFKKPEEFNSIGGSYNLADKIMASIREKESQLQNTEPSDIAIEGTEQGAHQETSGMRSTEGVALPEKVIRAYTTVGSILKTWTHGKLPKLFKVIPSLRNWQDVLYVTNPEAWSPNVVYEATKLFVSNLSAKESQKFINLVLLERFRDNIETSDDHKLNYHIYRALKKSLYKPSAFFKGFLFPLVETGCNIREATIAGSVLAKVSVPALHSSAALSYLLRLPFSPATTVFIKILLDKKYALPYQTVDECVYYFMRFRILDDGSNGEDAARVLPVIWHKAFLTFAQRYKNDITQDQRDFLLETVRQRGHKDIGPEIRRELLAGNSREFVEPQGTADDDLMLDI